Part of the Leptospira harrisiae genome is shown below.
ATGATTGCTGAGTTTTCTAAAGATAAGGATTAGTAAACTTAATCAATCTTTTGTAATTTGATAAAATTTCTTTATCACTATAATTATGCCTTTACCTCCAGAAATTATATTTCGATTTGAACGAAACCTTGAGCGAAGCGAAGAACTGATCAAAGTTTATATTCAAAGTGTTTCCGGCAAGGGAAGAAAATCAGTAAAACAAACCGATGTTTTACGAGCCGCAGTAGTGTTTTTACACGCAAGTCTTGAAGATCTTCTAAGAAGCGTTCTTAAATATACTTACCCGATCAATGCATCAAAAGATTTTATCAATGAAATACCTCTTACAGGTATTCAGAAGGGAGGTCGGCCTGAAAAATTCTTTTTAGGCGCCCTTTTAGATTTCAGAGGAAAGTTAGTCGATGATGTAGTAAAGCAAAGTATTACTGAGTATTTAGAAGTGATTAGTTTCAATGATACAACGGAAATTGTAAGCCGCCTTGAAAAAGCCAAAATCAAATATTTAGATGATACACTCAATTTACTTCCTAAAATTGATTCCATGATCAAAAGAAGACACGCGATCGTACATCAAGCTGATGAAAATGTTGATACGGGTCACGGAAAACACCATGCAAACCGAATAAATAAATGGATAGTATCGGACTGGATAGAAAATATCAGGAAGTTTGGTGAAGAAATAATTAGATTAGCGAGTTCAATTTAAATTCCCTAACCGGCTACGCCTTCCGTGGCTTCGCTCGGTTAGACATCGGGGGCGCGGCACAGCAGATAACTACGGGGAAACGCTGCGCTTCGGCACACGGCCTCGCTTGGTCTCCGACACATTTCCCTTCTGTCACTCGTTTGCATCCGCAAACTCCGTGCCAGTCCCTAACGTCCCGTTCCGGGACTCAGGGTCGGGAAACGTCGTCTCCCCTAGTTCGTTATACGAAATGGCGAAATTTTGAAGAATTAAGAGAAAATCGTTATTGACCAAGAATATATCACGATATATACCTTTTAAAGAAGGTCTACATCTATGCAAACTGCCAAAATATTTCTAAACGGAAGAAGCCAAGCTGTTCGACTACCAAAAGAATTTCAATTTAAAGGTGAAGAAGTCTTTATACAGAAAGTTGGTGATGCTGTAATTTTAGTTCCGAAAAATAAAGCTTGGAATGCTTTTCTTGATGGTCTCAATGGATTTACAGATGATTTTCTTAAAGAAGGAAGGACTGAATTACCTGAACCAGAAAGAGACAATTTTTAATGTTTCTTTTAGATACAAATATCTGTATTTTTCTTATCAAAAAGAAGAATCAAGCCCTACTTAACAAGATAAAGAATAACTATAACAAAGGAATTTTCATTTCTTCTTTAACTCTAGCTGAGCTTGAATTTGGCGTAGAAAATAGTGAACAAAAGGAAAAAAATCGACTCTCTTTAATCGAATTTCTTTCTATCTTTGAAATATTGCCTTTCGAACAGAAAGATACACAAGCTTTTGGATTAATTAAAGCTGATTTAAAAAAATCAGGAAATCTGATTGGCTCTGTTGATGCTTTACTCGCCGCTCAAGCTATTTCAAGAAATTTAACTTTTATTACTAATAATACAAAGGAATTCAAGAGAGTTAAAAATCTGAAAATTGAAGATTGGTCTTTATAATAATTGCCACTTCGCATAACTACGGGGAAACGCTGCGCTTCGGGATTCGCTTTCGCTCACCCTTGCTTGGTCTTCGACACATTTCTTTCGCGTCACTGCGCTTGCTTAGCAATCTCGTGCCGCTTCAGAAACGTCGTCTCCCCTAGTTCGTTAGTTGCAATGTGCAGATTTTTGTTCTCGCCAGGTTTGTTTTTTCTCGCTTTTTTTCTATTAAGCAAAGATCTATACAAAAGAATAATCTGGTCGGTCTAGCTTGTTTAAGATTTCTTTTAGATGAATTACTTTGGTCTGTCTGTTTAAGATAGCTGGTGGTTCTTCCAGTTCTTTCTTATCAAAAATCGTTTCTCGACGCGCTCACTGCAACTAACAACGGGGAAACGCTGCGCTTCGGCACTCACGGCCTTGCTTGGGCTGCGCCACATTCCCTTTCTGTCACTCGTTTGCATCCGCAAACTACGTGCCAGTCCCTAACGTCCCGTCTCCGGGACTCAGGGTCAGGGAACGTCGTCTCCCCTAGTTCGTTATGCGCCATCTTAAAAAATCTATTGGAGAAAAAATGGAAAAATCTTTAGTTATTGAATTACAACAAGATCTTTACGACTCAAGTTCCAAAGTTACAGATCTTCTTCGAAAAGCCTACATTATTTCTAGAAAACTAAAAGTGACAACATTAGAAAATTGGATAAAAAAGGAACTAAATGGATATTCAGGTCAGAAAGAAATTCCTGAATACCGAAGAGTATATGGCCAAGTTGTTGCTTGGAATCCTCATCATGGTTGGCAGCCGGTTATCTTTAACCAAAAAACAATGCAAGATGAGGTATCAACTAGAGAAATTGTACAATCTGTTCCAGAACTTGAAGATCTAATACAAAATGGTCAAAATGGTTTAGCTATACCACTTCCTGACGAATTTTCAAAATTAATGAATTATCAAACAAAGGTAAGAATTAATTTAGTCACTACCCAATTGACTGGCATTATTGAAACAATTAAAAACATTCTTCTTGAATGGTCATTAAAATTGGAAGAAGATGGAATAATAGGAGCAAATATGAGTTTTAGCAAAGATGAAATAAATAAAGCACAAAATATTAATTATACAGTAAACAACATTTTCAAAAATATAAATGGCAGTCAGATTGTAAATGATTCAGAGAACACTAGCATTACTAATTCAGAATTTTCATTAGATATATTAAAAGAAATAATAGCGGTATTAAAAGACAATATTCATAATAAAGACATAAACCAGAAAGATAGAGCGAAATTAAATACTGAAATAGCAAAAATAGATAATGAAAGTCAAAAAGAAAAACCTAAAATTTCTATTTTAATGGAAAGCGCAAAAACTATTCGAAATATTTTAGAAGGAATGACAGGAAGTATCATAGCCTCTGGAATAATCTCTAAATATCAAAATTTTTTTCAGTTTTAAAGACGGCGCATAACAGCGGGGAAACGCTGCGCTGCGGCACTCACGGCCTTGCTTGGGCTACGCCACATTCCCTTTCTGTCACTCGTTTGCATCCGCAAACTCCGTGCCAGTCCCTAACGTCCCGTCGGGACTCAGGGTCAGGGAACGTCGTCTCCCCTAGTTCGTTAGTTGCAATGTGCAGATTTTCGTTCTCGCCAGGTTTGTTTTTTCTCGCTTTTTTTCTATTAAGCAAAGATCTAAACAAAATTAAACTATGGTGGGTCGC
Proteins encoded:
- the vapC gene encoding type II toxin-antitoxin system tRNA(fMet)-specific endonuclease VapC, translating into MFLLDTNICIFLIKKKNQALLNKIKNNYNKGIFISSLTLAELEFGVENSEQKEKNRLSLIEFLSIFEILPFEQKDTQAFGLIKADLKKSGNLIGSVDALLAAQAISRNLTFITNNTKEFKRVKNLKIEDWSL
- the vapB gene encoding type II toxin-antitoxin system antitoxin VapB; this translates as MQTAKIFLNGRSQAVRLPKEFQFKGEEVFIQKVGDAVILVPKNKAWNAFLDGLNGFTDDFLKEGRTELPEPERDNF
- a CDS encoding HEPN domain-containing protein, with amino-acid sequence MPLPPEIIFRFERNLERSEELIKVYIQSVSGKGRKSVKQTDVLRAAVVFLHASLEDLLRSVLKYTYPINASKDFINEIPLTGIQKGGRPEKFFLGALLDFRGKLVDDVVKQSITEYLEVISFNDTTEIVSRLEKAKIKYLDDTLNLLPKIDSMIKRRHAIVHQADENVDTGHGKHHANRINKWIVSDWIENIRKFGEEIIRLASSI